A window of Oncorhynchus tshawytscha isolate Ot180627B unplaced genomic scaffold, Otsh_v2.0 Un_contig_5417_pilon_pilon, whole genome shotgun sequence contains these coding sequences:
- the LOC112240704 gene encoding THAP domain-containing protein 5 isoform X1, giving the protein MPRYCAVKLCKNRGGTPSKENKRISFYPFPLQDEVRLQIWVDNMKREEWTPSRHQYLCSEHFTEDCFDLRWGIRYLKHTAFPTIFPHTHDDEDKAVSTSKNTTKPKTRICDANIELIRSPSPPGKNTPLILKRTVRVEPVVVSVTPVPNPEDASESTVTTLLYERPLVSDTEASTPSEMVLGEVMLSETQAAVCEVNRELSGDSGGILTASCLNLSGETQTLQQLDTLDSTVTVLCCESVVPVGHFSECEATVDALHVALGQTFRIFPLELRREEWVGDREEGPGEGGHISVYEHSYSKQDTDQEQLWRKTASLHTKIMELDRREEITMAKIRSLESEMAHLKKSNIVLKEKQKLLEDYITSALL; this is encoded by the exons ATGCCCCGTTACTGTGCTGTAAAACTTTGCAAAAATCGTGGAGGAACACCCTCTAAAGAAAACAAGAGAATAAGCTTTTACCC GTTCCCTTTGCAAGATGAGGTCAGGCTGCAGATATGGGTAGACAACATGAAGCGAGAAGAGTGGACCCCCAGCAGACACCAGTACCTGTGTAGTGAACATTTCACTGAGGACTGCTTTGACCTGCGATGGGGGATCCGGTACCTGAAACACACGGCCTTCCCTACCATCTTCCCTCACACACACGAT GATGAAGATAAAGCCGTTTCCACCAGTAAGAACACCACCAAGCCCAAAACCAGGATATGCGACGCCAACATTGAACTCATccgctccccctcccctcctggcAAGAACACACCTCTGATTCTGAAAAGGACAGTCAGAGTGGAACCAGTCGTGGTGAGTGTCACTCCTGTCCCTAACCCTGAGGATGCCAGTGAATCTACGGTCACTACACTGTTATATGAAAGACCGCTTGTTTCAGACACAGAGGCCTCTACTCCTAGTGAAATGGTCCTGGGGGAGGTGATGCTCTCAGAGACCCAGGCTGCAGTGTGTGAGGTGAACAGAGAACTATCTGGAGACAGTGGTGGGATACTGACAGCCTCATGCTTGAACCTGTCTGGTGAGACACAGACACTGCAGCAGCTGGATACACTGGACTCCACTGtgactgtgctctgctgtgaatCCGTCGTCCCTGTCGGCCATTTCTCTGAATGTGAAGCCACGGTGGACGCCCTCCATGTGGCCCTCGGTCAGACGTTTAGGATCTTCCCTCTGGAGCTGCGGAGGGAGGAGTGGGTGGGAGACCGGGAGGAGGGCCCCGGGGAGGGGGGACACATCTCTGTGTACGAGCACTCTTACTCCAAACAGGACACGGACCAGGAACAGCTGTGGAGGAAGACAGCCAGCCTCCACACCAAGATCATGGAGCTGGATAGGAGAGAGGAAATCACCATGGCTAAAATACGATCGCTTGAGAGCGAGATGGCACATCTGAAGAAGAGCAACATTGttttaaaagaaaagcagaaATTACTAGAGGACTATATTACTTCTGCGTTGCTCTGA
- the LOC112240704 gene encoding THAP domain-containing protein 5 isoform X2 — translation MKREEWTPSRHQYLCSEHFTEDCFDLRWGIRYLKHTAFPTIFPHTHDDEDKAVSTSKNTTKPKTRICDANIELIRSPSPPGKNTPLILKRTVRVEPVVVSVTPVPNPEDASESTVTTLLYERPLVSDTEASTPSEMVLGEVMLSETQAAVCEVNRELSGDSGGILTASCLNLSGETQTLQQLDTLDSTVTVLCCESVVPVGHFSECEATVDALHVALGQTFRIFPLELRREEWVGDREEGPGEGGHISVYEHSYSKQDTDQEQLWRKTASLHTKIMELDRREEITMAKIRSLESEMAHLKKSNIVLKEKQKLLEDYITSALL, via the exons ATGAAGCGAGAAGAGTGGACCCCCAGCAGACACCAGTACCTGTGTAGTGAACATTTCACTGAGGACTGCTTTGACCTGCGATGGGGGATCCGGTACCTGAAACACACGGCCTTCCCTACCATCTTCCCTCACACACACGAT GATGAAGATAAAGCCGTTTCCACCAGTAAGAACACCACCAAGCCCAAAACCAGGATATGCGACGCCAACATTGAACTCATccgctccccctcccctcctggcAAGAACACACCTCTGATTCTGAAAAGGACAGTCAGAGTGGAACCAGTCGTGGTGAGTGTCACTCCTGTCCCTAACCCTGAGGATGCCAGTGAATCTACGGTCACTACACTGTTATATGAAAGACCGCTTGTTTCAGACACAGAGGCCTCTACTCCTAGTGAAATGGTCCTGGGGGAGGTGATGCTCTCAGAGACCCAGGCTGCAGTGTGTGAGGTGAACAGAGAACTATCTGGAGACAGTGGTGGGATACTGACAGCCTCATGCTTGAACCTGTCTGGTGAGACACAGACACTGCAGCAGCTGGATACACTGGACTCCACTGtgactgtgctctgctgtgaatCCGTCGTCCCTGTCGGCCATTTCTCTGAATGTGAAGCCACGGTGGACGCCCTCCATGTGGCCCTCGGTCAGACGTTTAGGATCTTCCCTCTGGAGCTGCGGAGGGAGGAGTGGGTGGGAGACCGGGAGGAGGGCCCCGGGGAGGGGGGACACATCTCTGTGTACGAGCACTCTTACTCCAAACAGGACACGGACCAGGAACAGCTGTGGAGGAAGACAGCCAGCCTCCACACCAAGATCATGGAGCTGGATAGGAGAGAGGAAATCACCATGGCTAAAATACGATCGCTTGAGAGCGAGATGGCACATCTGAAGAAGAGCAACATTGttttaaaagaaaagcagaaATTACTAGAGGACTATATTACTTCTGCGTTGCTCTGA
- the si:ch73-139j3.4 gene encoding CD82 antigen, whose product MKVDDKFQILKFFAAVFNSVFLILGLCIFGCAVWILFDKDNFIAVLSSVEVKTVAGGLFIIGLVVVGVTILGCMGAQLENRCFLLLYMGFLICIVLGQLFVTFIVLLNHGKITSKMKIEVDKIITEYGTNPDNQRHWKLLDNVQRYGHCCGMQSPNDWQSNMFIKNNSLIEVYPCSCFNTTDCPAISGFSTLLFGNGSQTQIHPQRCVDIITNWLKENTLTIVGMEVGLLISQVLQFIVAVYLYQTVGQKVKLRNVSQLILSEEHCEPNPDYLDDPDYPEQNHGYPEPNQAYAHTNLAYPEEILAYPDDQHPAYSGPNHCYPR is encoded by the exons ATGAAGGTGGACGACAAGTTTCAAATTCTGAAATTCTTCGCAGCAGTTTTCAACTCTGTTTTCTTG ATTCTGGGGCTCTGTATCTTTGGATGTGCGGTGTGGATCTTGTTTGACAAGGACAATTTCATTGCTGTTCTCAGCTCTG ttgaggTGAAGACTGTAGCTGGGGGACTGTTCATCATTGGTCTAGTGGTGGTTGGTGTCACTATCCTGGGGTGTATGGGAGCCCAACTGGAGAACAGGTGCTTCCTGCTACTG TACATGGGCTTCCTGATCTGCATCGTCCTTGGTCAGCTGTTTGTCACCTTCATCGTTTTGTTAAATCATGGAAAG ATCACATCTAAGATGAAAATAGAAGTGGATAAGATCATCACTGAATATGGAACAAACCCTGACAATCAACGACATTGGAAGCTTCTGGATAATGTACAGCGCTAT gggcacTGCTGTGGTATGCAGAGTCCTAATGACTGGCAGAGCAACATGTTCATTAAAAACAACAGTCTGATAGAGGTGTATCCCTGTTCCTGTTTCAACACCACGGACTGTCCTGCCATCTCAGGATTCAGCACACTGCTGTTTGGAAATGGAAGTCAAACCCAGATCCATCCACag AGATGTGTAGACATAATCACCAACTGGCTGAAGGAGAACACTTTGACAATAGTGGGAATGGAAGTGGGCCTGCTAATCAGTcag GTCCTCCAGTTTATAGTGGCTGTGTATCTGTACCAGACTGTTGGTCAGAAAGTCAAGCTGAGAAATGTTAGTCAACTGATTCTCTCTGAGGAACATTGCGAACCAAACCCTGACTACCTTGATGACCCTGACTACCCTGAGCAAAACCATGGCTATCCTGAACCAAACCAGGCCTACGCACATACAAACCTTGCCTACCCTGAAGAAATCCTTGCCTACCCTGATGACCAACACCCGGCCTACTCCGGACCAAACCATTGCTACCCCCGCTAA
- the LOC121843823 gene encoding uncharacterized protein LOC121843823: MTRSASPCVNSCVWYWSTSPCVNSCVWYWSTSPCVNSCVWYWSTSPCVNSCVWYWSTSPCVNSCVWSWSTSPCVNSCVWSWSTSPCVNSCVWSWSTSPCVNSCVWYWSTSPCVNSCVWYWSTSPCVNSCVWYWLTSPCVNSCVWYWSTSPCVNSCVWYWSTSPCVNSCVWYWSTSPCVNSCVWYWSTSPCVNSCVWYWSTSPCVNSCVWYWSTSPCVNSCVWYWSTSPCVNSCVWYWSTSPCVNSCVWYWSTSPCVNSCVWYWLTSPCVNSCVWYWSTSPCVNSCVWYWSTSPCVNSCVWYWSTSPCVNSCVWYCQPHLV; encoded by the exons ATGACCCGATCAGCCTCACCTTGTGTGAATAGTTGTGTATGGTACTGGTCAACCTCACCTTGTGTGAATAGTTGTGTATGGTACTGGTCAACCTCACCTTGTGTGAATAGTTGTGTATGGTACTGGTCAACCTCACCTTGTGTGAATAGTTGTGTATGGTACTGGTCAACCTCACCTTGTGTGAATAGTTGTGTATGGTCCTGGTCAACCTCACCTTGTGTGAATAGTTGTGTATGGTCCTGGTCAACCTCACCTTGTGTGAATAGTTGTGTATG GTCCTGGTCAACCTCACCTTGTGTGAATAGTTGTGTATGGTACTGGTCAACCTCACCTTGTGTGAATAGTTGTGTATGGTACTGGTCAACCTCACCTTGTGTGAATAGTTGTGTATGGTACTGGTTAACCTCACCTTGTGTGAATAGTTGTGTATGGTACTGGTCAACCTCACCTTGTGTGAATAGTTGTGTATGGTACTGGTCAACCTCACCTTGTGTGAATAGTTGTGTATGGTACTGGTCAACCTCACCTTGTGTGAATAGTTGTGTATGGTACTGGTCAACCTCACCTTGTGTGAATAGTTGTGTATGGTACTGGTCAACCTCACCTTGTGTGAATAGTTGTGTATGGTACTGGTCAACCTCACCTTGTGTGAATAGTTGTGTATGGTACTGGTCAACCTCACCTTGTGTGAATAGTTGTGTATGGTACTGGTCAACCTCACCTTGTGTGAATAGTTGTGTATGGTACTGGTCAACCTCACCTTGTGTGAATAGTTGTGTATGGTACTGGTTAACCTCACCTTGTGTGAATAGTTGTGTATGGTACTGGTCAACCTCACCTTGTGTGAATAGTTGTGTATGGTACTGGTCAACCTCACCTTGTGTGAATAGTTGTGTATGGTACTGGTCAACCTCACCTTGTGTGAATAGTTGTGTATGGTACTGTCAACCTCACCTTGTGTGA